A region of Caballeronia insecticola DNA encodes the following proteins:
- a CDS encoding ParA family protein → MANVGTLPMEDRKVTLREVADFADNLEPFADNLREQILAPRPRKTAPFYTISELAEMCNLTRQQIQYLVTKGEGGLPTGTLNGSGRSRTFTLPEVRVWVKLASDIFQTRLDDGIGDFRGKVLTTAQLKGGSAKTTTTVCLAQALTLLGRKVLLIDLDPQASASELCGLYAEKEISGDDTVLPYIYDQNVEGGLGASVQSTYWDGLDIIPGHTFLYGAEFLLPARQKTIQGYRFWAVLREGLEPLRSQYDYILIDTSPSLSYMNLNALLAADALVMPMIPENLDFISSLAFWRLFSDVAEDFLPYEEDKVYDFISILLSKVDYGKTSSAPVVRQWAQSAYGRWLDPFEIPASSVMSGGALSFSTALDVVSTHSTAKSLQRVRQPMMQYAKWLDDMFIKSWKESA, encoded by the coding sequence ATGGCAAACGTAGGCACCCTACCTATGGAAGATCGGAAGGTTACGCTTCGCGAAGTCGCAGATTTCGCCGATAACCTCGAACCCTTTGCGGACAATCTTCGGGAACAGATCCTCGCACCGCGACCGCGCAAGACGGCGCCGTTCTACACCATCAGCGAGCTAGCCGAGATGTGCAATCTCACGCGGCAGCAGATTCAGTACTTGGTGACAAAGGGCGAAGGCGGTCTGCCTACCGGGACGCTCAACGGCAGCGGCCGCAGCCGCACGTTTACGTTGCCGGAAGTCCGTGTGTGGGTAAAGCTAGCATCGGACATCTTTCAAACGCGTCTCGATGACGGCATCGGCGACTTCAGAGGCAAGGTACTGACGACGGCGCAATTGAAAGGCGGCTCGGCCAAGACCACCACGACGGTTTGCCTCGCGCAGGCATTGACGCTCCTCGGTCGCAAGGTCTTGCTCATCGACCTGGATCCGCAGGCGTCGGCGTCGGAACTGTGCGGACTCTACGCGGAGAAGGAAATCTCCGGCGACGATACCGTACTCCCCTATATATATGATCAGAACGTGGAAGGCGGTCTGGGCGCGAGCGTTCAGTCGACCTATTGGGACGGGCTCGACATCATCCCGGGTCACACGTTCTTGTACGGCGCGGAGTTTCTGTTGCCGGCCAGACAGAAGACGATCCAGGGCTATCGTTTTTGGGCGGTCTTGCGCGAAGGCCTCGAGCCGCTTCGCTCGCAGTACGACTACATTCTGATCGACACGTCGCCGTCGCTGTCGTACATGAACCTGAACGCGCTGCTGGCCGCAGACGCGCTCGTCATGCCGATGATCCCCGAGAATCTTGACTTCATCAGCTCGCTGGCATTCTGGCGGTTGTTTTCGGATGTGGCGGAGGACTTCCTCCCCTACGAAGAAGACAAGGTTTACGACTTCATCTCCATCCTGTTGTCGAAGGTCGACTATGGGAAAACGTCGTCGGCGCCGGTGGTGCGTCAGTGGGCGCAGAGTGCGTACGGACGATGGCTCGATCCGTTCGAGATTCCCGCGAGTTCGGTCATGAGCGGTGGCGCACTCTCCTTCTCGACGGCGCTCGATGTCGTCAGCACCCACTCCACGGCGAAATCCCTTCAACGTGTTCGACAGCCGATGATGCAATATGCCAAATGGCTGGATGATATGTTCATCAAATCGTGGAAGGAGTCTGCATGA
- a CDS encoding ParB/RepB/Spo0J family partition protein has protein sequence MSNNIREQLMAKTANLPKPADFKGENKKDKTNRGPQTMPGITSALAAAQLRIQELESRGVETEIRVDSIVPNPWQPRRQFNETKLSELARSINEVGLLQAVTVRRIGETFQLVAGERRWRAHKLINKESIRAVVIECSDQDMAALALMENVTRDDLSDYEIAIAIRRAESEFPNRTRLAEAMGISRSDLYRFLAYDSLPDFVKRDLDLTPAVLGASSAQDIANALKKTGEPGMKALQELWPQVVAGDLVQTKVAASLSAQASRGESATDAGGRSILKIFAGKVQAGSITKDVKGLTFKFKAGVMTEEQEGQLREHIGKMFSIRSE, from the coding sequence ATGAGCAACAACATTCGTGAACAGTTGATGGCCAAGACGGCCAACTTGCCCAAGCCCGCGGACTTCAAAGGGGAGAACAAGAAGGACAAGACGAACCGGGGTCCGCAGACGATGCCGGGGATCACGAGCGCGTTGGCCGCCGCGCAGCTTCGAATTCAGGAACTCGAGTCGAGGGGCGTGGAGACGGAGATTCGCGTCGATTCGATCGTGCCGAATCCGTGGCAGCCGCGACGTCAGTTTAACGAGACCAAGCTTTCGGAACTGGCGCGTTCGATCAACGAAGTCGGGCTGCTGCAGGCGGTGACGGTTCGTCGAATTGGCGAGACGTTTCAGCTTGTCGCGGGCGAGCGACGGTGGCGCGCGCACAAGTTGATCAATAAGGAAAGCATCCGGGCGGTGGTGATCGAGTGTTCGGATCAGGATATGGCCGCATTGGCGTTGATGGAGAACGTCACGCGCGACGATCTTTCCGATTATGAGATCGCGATTGCGATACGGCGAGCGGAGTCGGAGTTTCCGAATCGGACGCGTCTCGCCGAGGCGATGGGAATTTCTCGAAGTGATCTCTATCGGTTCTTGGCGTATGACTCGTTGCCGGATTTCGTGAAGCGCGACCTCGATTTGACGCCTGCGGTTTTGGGCGCTTCTTCGGCGCAGGATATTGCGAACGCGCTGAAGAAAACGGGTGAGCCGGGGATGAAGGCGCTTCAGGAATTGTGGCCGCAGGTGGTAGCGGGTGATTTGGTCCAAACGAAGGTAGCCGCTAGTTTGAGTGCGCAAGCGAGTCGGGGAGAATCGGCGACGGATGCGGGTGGCAGAAGCATTCTCAAGATTTTTGCCGGAAAGGTTCAGGCGGGGAGTATCACGAAGGACGTTAAGGGACTGACGTTCAAATTTAAGGCTGGCGTTATGACTGAAGAGCAGGAGGGTCAGCTTAGGGAGCATATAGGCAAGATGTTCTCAATCCGATCGGAATGA